TGAACAGAGGAAGCTTCATGGTTGGCCCCAGCGTTCACAACCAACGTATTGAAAGACTCTGGGGAGAAGTAAACAGGGTGGTCTCATTTTATTTCAAAGACATTTTTCTGTTTATGGAGAGCATCGGAATTTTAGATGAAAATAACCACATCCATATTAGAGCCTTACAATATATCTTTCTGCCAAGGATTAACAGGGCACTTGACGAATTTGCTCTACAGTGGAACAATCATAGCCTGCGAACAGCTGTAGGACTGTCACCACTACAGCTATGGGCCACAGGAATGGGGCAGATTCCAAGGCCTTCACCTCACCAACTTGCACTGCCAAACATAATTCCACACATCAATCCCTTGACAGATGACGGAAATCATGGCATTGAGTATTTTCTGGCTTCATGTAACTTTTGGGGAAGTTAGATCTTCTTCCTTATCAAGGATGCACTGTGTTGATAGCcttccaaaaatatttttaagacaGGAATACTGTGCACAGGGTAACCCACACAGTCACACAGAGGAAGCAAAATTAAACAGGAGTACCCAAttaaaacctaaatggacatGCCGAGATTGCATTAAACTCCTCACTGGAATGGAACCCACATCCGCCGCCTTTATTTTTGTACAGTACAATTTGTAATTTGAACAGTAAGTATACATTGGCCAATCACTTGAGATCAATTGTTTTACTTGATGCAATTGTGTTCTCCAATTGTTAGCTTTGACAACAATTTGTGTTTGATTAAACTGgctaatgcaaataaaataatacaaaaggcTGTACATGAAACGCATACATCAACAGTGGTGAGAAAACTTTATTTGATGTCAAATTGTTATTTCTAAAGACCATGGATTTTTCACCATGCAAACATGAACACCAATAGTATATAAAAGAAATGAGGCAAATctttgtttattaatgtttattaatgtttaatgtttttaaaaaaaaaaaaaaaaagcaaaatgtgtCACGTATGAACTTTGAATTCACTGAATTTTAACATCAGTAAGACATTCAACAGTATTTTTAGCCATGGGATAAAATTAGAAGTAGTATTTCCCTGCGTatgattttatataaaactaacaatttgaaaatctttatatatatataaaactttatgCTGCCAagttattaagtgttttttttgttaggaaacaaaaatacacaattaaaatCAAATACACTGAAAATATGCACATATTGTGCATTGTATTGGAGGTCAAAGATCTTACTTATTTTTCCTGAATCCCTGCTGCATTAACAATGCTGAAAAACATggctattttaaatatttgtatagaATTTGAGTTTATACCTCAAAAAATTATGATTTGTACCAGTGCACTTCTCCAAAACTGTTTAAAAGCATGCAtcacaaaaacaaaccaaacacgtTGCAACATAGTAGATATCTCAAAAACTCTGGGATCAGATATGAGGCAAAAAGATCTTGCAGAACATAGTAGATAATTATCGAGTAACAGAACAAAATAACTgttaaaacagcattaaaacaatCTAACAATTCCCAATAactaaaaacacaacataaaCCCTACTTACAATATCTAAATTGAAATGTTTTAAGGCCTAAATAATAGGCTACTGCACTTCATGTGCACATTTTGGTaaattatttgtacttttattttactttgcactgatatacaaatatattgtaattttctgaagTGCATTTTGTCTGCTTCTGAttttaaatataaactaaataccAGACCTAATTTGACAATTTTTCTCTACATAAAACCTTTTACTGTTTctttagtgacttttttttttaaacaataataaacaatttagtaaaacaaactgaaaattTGCACCAATTGTTTTGTAGGTCACAAATTGTATTTATGCTTTCCCAAACCCTGCTGCATTTTGAATGCCGAAATCCATGGCTAACTTAAAATCATTGTATGTGCTTTTAATTGGTACCCTGAGGATGTTGTCACAAGTATTGGCTGTTGGATATGCAGAGACTTCATCAAACTCCAGTGAGGGCAGAGGGGAAAAGCCCAGGGGAGGAATGGAGTCACAGCCAGTAGTGAAGACAAGGATTTCTTCCAAGGTGACAGCCTCTAGGTCAACTAAAAtatacaccaaataaataaataaacccaaattaaaaacacaagcCCAAAAAACGGTATAATTTAGGACCACAATGTCAATATTTAGAGAAGCTCTTACCCTCTGCATCTTGGAGATAATCCCGCCAATACCCAAGAGTGTGACACTGTCTCTCAAACCTGTTGCTACCTCTCTCAGCCATCCTGCACTGGAAGAGGTTCTCAACAGCTGCAGCTGTCAGTGGAGTGGCTGTTTTCATGAACACCTCTCGAAACCTTTCTGGGTATTTCCGAATTGCATCCAAGACACCCAAGCACTGAAGACCATCACGGAACCTAAATTTAATGGCAAAAGATCATTCATACTACAACAAACATTGCTTTTTTTAAACCATCATCATCATGTCTATGAAAGCTGCATGTAAGTAATGTTATCCATACCTTTCATACTGTGCCCTAGTCCTCTGAAGCATATACCATTCTGCTAGTTCTGTGCACACCTCTTCTTTGTTTGTGAACGTTATCTTGCGGCTGCACCCTGCAAGACTTATCAGACATGATGCTTCAGAAACAGCTTCCTGCAACTCCTCGTCACTCCTTGCGTCTTTGATCTAAAACCCCAATAACATTAAAATTGAAGTTACCAAAGGCCCATCCAGTATCATGccatgggggggtggggggtggtaaACTAACCTTTACAACCTCACACCTCTTTCATATTCTTATAAATTAGATAATGGAGATATTTGTGAGAAAACGTGTATGAAATACTTGTATTCTATAAGGAAGGAAAAATTAAGTGAGTTTCCAAAACGTGAATTCAAAAATGCTGTCAAAGCCCAAAAAACTATACatcagagggttttttttttcttttttgagaagCCTAAACTTAAGAAATTTGGAAGTAAAAGGTATGCCAATCAATGAAAGACACTTCATCTCTACTAATAACAGACAAACATGGTGGCCAATCAGTGCACAACAACATACCATTTGCAACTTCTCTCTTGTTTCCACATCTGGCACATCTGAGATGGAAACTTTGACCTCATCTGGACCTCTGAGTAGTGAAttaaaaagtgcaggagaaaggAAGGCAGGGCTTTGACCACCATGTACAACTGACATGGCCATTACCTGGCCTGCCATGAAGTACCAATTAGATCTTGtagctgtaaaaaaataaataaataaataaaaaataaataaataaaaatatttattttatatatacatatatacaaacaatTTTGAACCTTAATATTGTTTACCTTTGGAATTGCATGCCAGTGTTTTCATGTTTGGCGGCCCGATAAACATTCCAGAATTATCTTTTATTTCTTGAAGACATAATCTGAAAAATTCTCTAGTGGGTCCACCATTGTCTACAGCTCCCTCAGACACACCGTGGTCATCTGTGAACTTGACGTCAACAGTCTTTTCAGGGGAAAAGTTAGGTCTCGTCATTGCTCTTGTGGCCCCATCCCATACATTCCTTCTGATTATATTAAAACGGATCATTTCATTAGGGTTGAGTTGTTGGTGAAGGCCTCTGATAATGTCTTCAACTGGTGGACAATCATTGCTACAAAAAGAAACAACAAATATAACAGATATATGAACTTTTAGTCATTTAGCTTTTTCAGTGAACAACttcaataaatatgatttttaaatatgttaCATTAATTTTGCAATAGTTCCCCTGTCTTCTATTCATATGAGTAAGCACTAGTAAGTATTTTTATATCTGAGGGCCCTCTATTATACAGATCCTCTGACTATAAGGGACTTTGAACCCAGGGCCTTTttgggccctagccatgcttttggggcccCTTATGAAAATGGATGAGTGGGTGTGGCTATTAGGGGTCCTAGGAAAGAGGGGGGCATACCATTAGAGGGCCCTTGATCAGGAGGGCCCCTGCTATGGGTCCCTTGCCTTCCATAGAAGTCGTTTATCATGGCTCCTTGACTTTTTAGGGACCTACAAATTGCAGActttttgttgcaaatatgcgactcaGGCCCTTACTTAAAGTTTCTGAATTGGTAttgtttcaaaattattttgttcaGTATCTCTTAAAATCTGAGACacaaattaattttgcaattatTTCAATTTAAGACAAGCAATGTGGTGAATGCTATCTTTGACACCGATTAAATTAAGTGAATTTGGCCAAGGGTGTGATTTCACTTATGTGAAAACAACAAGCCATTTGACCAGTTTCATGTTTCCCCTTTAATAAACAACAGTAAAGAGACCAGTGGTCACTCTAGCTCTGAAGTAACGCATGAAAGGAAAAGTGCGTTTTCAACAGAACTGCAAGCTAATTTTATTGAGTAGCACTATTTGATTTGGTGACAGATGATGAAACAGCGAGTGTTTTTGTTGTAGTAGCTGTGGCTGCGTATGCATGTAACCCTGATATTTAGTTTGAGGATTATTTattggaaaacatttttttcagcttGTTATTCAATGACCATTTAATGACAGTTTGACATGACTTGACATGTTTTATGGCAAAGTGAAGGAGTCTCAATaataattaaacttaatttaatatCATTAACACAACATTTGTAATATACTTAAAACCTTCCCCCTGTCTCCCTCTCCATGCCcccctctctcactgtctctcactgtctctctcacacacacccccacacacacacacccccccacacacacacacacccccacacacacactttttaccTTGCTATTACCAGATCAGCAACCAACAGcctttttaaaaactgattgcccTGTAtagattatattattttataatatatataaatattttaacattatattatactatattgcaTATATTCTGTTACACTTGCTTTCACAAGCCTTTTCAGACACAAGTCTTTCAAaggcttatatattatattagattatattatattatattacatgatataatattatattactatatataatatattaaactttgaaatatttacaGCCTTTTTCAAGGCTAGTGTAACACTGCTAACTAGCAACTGAGTTTTTTAAtagcttattgttatttgcaTATTACATTACTGATAATAGTATAAGTGTAAGCTTTATAATATTAGAACATACATGCAATTTTTTGCCCAGGGGCCCAGACTATTGTTAA
This DNA window, taken from Astyanax mexicanus isolate ESR-SI-001 chromosome 5, AstMex3_surface, whole genome shotgun sequence, encodes the following:
- the LOC111195860 gene encoding G2/M phase-specific E3 ubiquitin-protein ligase-like, coding for MSTIRKAFMPQVEGCSLQLLLGCHNKLVKPSLAPHQEMTGRMLKKVFHQRSVHVQPDKVLLDQSSSESEEESLGCEPGISDASSKNETVVQQHLPHVMDQPEGSSLTSDTPEGDNDVILIASSPSETVRTTTFYSEYVNLLEIEDYEPEDAGLQEAIESSLSETNFRTLNNDCPPVEDIIRGLHQQLNPNEMIRFNIIRRNVWDGATRAMTRPNFSPEKTVDVKFTDDHGVSEGAVDNGGPTREFFRLCLQEIKDNSGMFIGPPNMKTLACNSKATRSNWYFMAGQVMAMSVVHGGQSPAFLSPALFNSLLRGPDEVKVSISDVPDVETREKLQMIKDARSDEELQEAVSEASCLISLAGCSRKITFTNKEEVCTELAEWYMLQRTRAQYERFRDGLQCLGVLDAIRKYPERFREVFMKTATPLTAAAVENLFQCRMAERGSNRFERQCHTLGYWRDYLQDAEVDLEAVTLEEILVFTTGCDSIPPLGFSPLPSLEFDEVSAYPTANTCDNILRVPIKSTYNDFKLAMDFGIQNAAGFGKA